One part of the Longimicrobium sp. genome encodes these proteins:
- a CDS encoding zf-HC2 domain-containing protein, translating into MITHEQALERLDDFAGGELPDRERRAVQLHLQTCAECRAEVDALRSLLDEARFLPREIAPGRDLWAGIESRLEPRGGAKVIPLRPRSAWAPPRWMTLAAAAVVLMIGTSVTTMFFMQRGGDPAPDRLPGIVADQPAAPTTTALVALQPAEAEYQKAIDDLAAVLETRRSRLAPETVATLERNLRIIDQAIAESRAALERDPSSRELAQMLSAVYDTKVRMLQQAVEL; encoded by the coding sequence ATGATCACGCACGAACAGGCCCTGGAGCGGCTGGACGACTTCGCCGGCGGCGAGCTGCCGGACCGGGAGCGCCGCGCCGTGCAGCTCCACCTGCAGACCTGCGCCGAGTGCCGCGCCGAGGTCGACGCGCTCCGCTCGCTGCTGGACGAGGCGCGCTTCCTCCCCCGCGAGATCGCTCCCGGCCGCGACCTCTGGGCGGGGATCGAGTCACGGCTGGAGCCGCGCGGGGGCGCGAAGGTGATCCCGCTGCGCCCCCGCTCCGCCTGGGCGCCGCCGCGCTGGATGACGCTGGCCGCCGCCGCCGTGGTGCTCATGATCGGCACCTCGGTGACGACCATGTTCTTCATGCAGCGCGGCGGCGACCCGGCCCCGGACAGGCTGCCCGGGATCGTGGCCGACCAGCCCGCCGCGCCGACGACCACCGCGCTGGTGGCGCTGCAGCCGGCCGAGGCCGAGTACCAGAAGGCCATCGACGACCTGGCCGCCGTGCTGGAGACGCGGCGGAGCCGGCTCGCCCCCGAGACGGTCGCCACGCTGGAGCGGAACCTCCGCATCATCGACCAGGCGATCGCCGAGAGCCGGGCGGCGCTCGAGCGCGACCCGTCGAGCCGCGAGCTGGCGCAGATGCTCTCCGCCGTCTACGACACCAAGGTGCGGATGCTCCAGCAGGCGGTGGAGCTCTGA
- a CDS encoding RNA polymerase sigma factor, which translates to MATMLVEQGSPTANADVVRRAQEGDVAAFEQLYRENLNRVYAICLRISGDGMRAEELTQDVFVRAWEKLAQFEGKSAFSTWLHRLAVNVCLGERRSEGIRAGKVFATDELEAFETPTRPPDPGEALDLERAIATLPPGARAVFVLHDVEGYKHEEIARMQGSAVGTCKAQLHRARRLLREALGR; encoded by the coding sequence ATGGCGACGATGCTGGTTGAGCAGGGCAGTCCGACCGCGAACGCCGACGTGGTGCGGCGGGCGCAGGAGGGCGACGTCGCCGCCTTCGAGCAGCTCTACCGCGAGAACCTGAACCGGGTGTACGCGATCTGCCTGCGCATCTCCGGAGACGGGATGCGGGCCGAGGAGCTCACGCAGGACGTGTTCGTCCGCGCCTGGGAGAAGCTCGCCCAGTTCGAGGGGAAGAGCGCCTTCTCCACCTGGCTGCACCGCCTGGCGGTGAACGTCTGCCTGGGCGAGCGGCGCTCCGAGGGGATCCGGGCGGGGAAGGTGTTCGCCACCGACGAGCTGGAGGCGTTCGAGACGCCCACCCGGCCGCCGGATCCCGGCGAGGCGCTCGACCTGGAGCGGGCCATCGCCACGCTCCCGCCGGGGGCGCGCGCGGTGTTCGTCCTCCACGACGTGGAAGGCTACAAGCACGAAGAGATCGCCCGGATGCAGGGGTCCGCGGTGGGCACCTGCAAGGCGCAACTCCACCGGGCGCGCAGGCTCTTGAGGGAGGCACTGGGACGATGA